CTGATGTAATGTCATAACACAAATAGTCGTTCTCAACCACCTTCTTTGTCCACCTGGCAAAAAAGGTCTCTCTTTCATCATCGCCTAAAGACCTCAGTATCTCACTTATTCTCTGGCTTGTGAGTATGGCATCATATGGATTGCTATGACTCTTACTCCAAGCTTCACAGTGACTCAGCGGACCTCCACGCACAGCAAGGTAGTATGCCATGCACAAAACCTGCCGATACAACTTTGAAAAACAACCCTTCAATACCTTCTCCAGTCCGAGTTCTTTGCTCACAGCATCAAGCACCATTGCAGGACCAACAATCTTTGCAGTAGCAGTAACAGCGGGATCTCTTACAGCAGCCTGTTCAGGATTAAGTCTCTTTGAGGGAATGAACTCACCTGTTTCAGGATCGATCTTTCCTATACACACTCTCTTATTCCGTGGCTGCTTCTTCTCTTTATCCCAGTAAGATATTCCTTCATAAACGTAGGTAACCCCTGTATCCTTATTTCTTATATGAATACGATGAGCCATGCATTCCCTCCTCTCAATAGGTACAATTATACCTAATAAATGCACGAAATGCAAGCCCACAAGATACTGTAACGAAGATGCTCTGTTGCCTTCGAAGAAACCTAGTTACAAAACAAGCGGGATGTCAGGTCAACAAAGGTTTTTCGCTCGTTGAGCTTCTTATAGTTCTTGCTGTTATAGCCGCTCTCATAGCCGTAATAACGCCGCTTTCGCTTAACGCCATGAGGAAGGCGACGGCGGTGAAAATCGCCTATAATATGAAGGCTCTTTCAAAGGCTATGGATCAGCTCTTCTATTTAGAAGGTATTTCTTCGCTGGAGAATATGACTATCAACGATCTGGGCAGGAACGTCGATGGTCAGAACTGGGGCGTTCTGTATGTACCCGGAACGGACTATTCCGTGGCTTACATCTTCACGAAAGACGATCTGCATTTCGATACTCTGAGAAACATTCTTCCGGCAGTCACCAGGGTCACACCGGGCGAGACGCTGACGGGCTTTTATGAAATGGCCGGCGGTCTTGACAAGGCGGCCTTCACGCCTCAAGAGGTCACCGCCGTTTACAGGGTGAAGGTCGGGACTGCGGGTGTCGGGTTCGGCACTTTTGATCCTGGAGGGACACCGGAGTTCATTGAAGTCGTTAACAGAACTTCGGCTCCGTTGTCTCTTGTAGGATGGAAGATAAAAGATAGACTGGAGAAGTCAGCCGTGTATACTTTTGGTAACGTAACTCTTCCGCCGGGCGGGATTGTTCGAGTGTACACTTATACCGAAGCCGGTACTCATGCCTCAAACTATAACGATCCGGCGAATGGCAGAATAGGTATCTCGTGGAGAAAGAACGCCGTCTGGCTTAATGAAGGTGACATCGCATTTCTCTTCGACAGCAACGGTGTCCTAATCGATTATATAGCCTATGGAAACCAAAGCTTCTAATAACCCCCTCTTTGGGGAAACGCTGTTCGTGAAAAGCAACGGTTAACTGAAATAGATTTCTCCACCTTCGCAGTCTATTTAAGGGCCCGGGAATGAAAGTACCCGGGCCAATTAATTTAGTTTCTATAACCTATATTAAACATTTGTATAGTTATAGTTTCTTACAGATCTCTTACTTTCGATTAGTAGAGATATTTTATGAGATTTAGATGAATATACAGCTTGTCGAGTAAGCCAGATGTTATGCAAAACCCCGAAAGATGATCTGAAACTTTCAATGTTTCGAATACTCTGAACATAAGCTATCCGATTTCTGAAGTCTGCGATTACGCTCTGATAATCATCTGAATTGGATTACAGTCATGGCACGTCATTGCTGATAGTTGTTCGATAGTATTCTTTGGCTTCCACGGGAGGCTGATTATTATGGGGAATTGGGAACAAAAAATAGGGGGAACAAAAAGAACAAGACTGGGAACAAAAATGGGGACTCCATTTTTAGGAACAAGAGCGGTTCCTCGTTCTGACGCTGCGCGTCCAGGTTCTTGGCAAAGAGAGAAGATCATTGTTCTGGTGCTTTGCACCTAAGTTCTTCGTTCCGACACTTCGTGTGCAAGTTCCTGGTACGAACCGGATCTCGGGTAATAAGTCTCGGGTCTCGTAAGGGCATTGAGAGCCGTCCGGCGTCCAAGAGCATAAACCCGTCCTTGGATAAGATCGAAGATCATAATGCCATTCGTGGTTTTTTGCCTTAACCAAGAACGAAGAACAGATAATCGCTCTGGAACGAACAACGGGTTCTCCTCGAAGAACCGTTCAACTGTCAACCAGGTTCTCTCGTTCTTTCCTACCACGAACCCGCTAACCCCAACCCCGTTCTTATGCTTTTTCTTACAACTTGCATCTTGGAACTTGCAACTGAGCTTTTACAAGCGATTAGCGAATTCTAAGAACGAAGAACAGGTACTTGCTCCGGAACGAAGAACGAGTTTTCCTCGGAGAGCGGAGAACCGTACAACCGACCTCGCTTTGCTTTCTCTAACCAGTTACCTGCTATCCCCGACCACAGTTGAATGAAAATCTTCCACATCGGTTCGAGAAGGTATTTCTTCAGTCACTTTTAGACATCTAAAGAACTTTCTTGACTCAAAGGACTAAATTAACTTGAGCTTTGCAGTTAATTACGAAGGCTTCGATGGGATGAATCAAGTATGTGGCACGATGTTGCATTTACACAGTCGACCATAATTGGGGAGAGTGGAATAATATGAGAGAAGAGTGTTTTAGAGATCACAGAGGAAAGGGTTTTTCACTAGTAGAATTGCTGATAGTTCTTGCCGTTATCGCTGCCCTTATAGCCGTTGTGACTCCTATTGGAATAAAAGCCATGCGAAAATCCGCGGCCGTTGCTGTCGCAAGAGACCTCAAGACACTCTCCCAATCCTTCGCAAACAAAATCTACCTTGACGGAGAACTACCCCAGACAATAAGCGAACTCGGAAGGAATGTTGATTCGTCTCTGTTTGGGGCCGCCTGGAAGATTGGCGAAGATGGCGAATATAACTACTTCGTATTCACAAATCGTGAGGCCGATTTCGAGACTGTCTCCGGTGTTCTTGTCGATTCAAGGCAGGGAATCCCATTCGGAGTAGATGACTATGCTTTTCTTGATAATGGACTCGGAAAGGAATCTATGAACTCCAGAACTCTCTACTATAACCTTCTGGGTGCAGAATCAATAGCGCCTCTTACACCTTTTGGTTCGACTTTCGCAGAGATAAGTAGTGGATTCGTGAACCTAATCAAAGGGTTCTTTGAGAAGAACGGAAGATATCCCAGAGATTGGGGTGAACACCGTTACAAAGATCTTGGTCTTAATGAGGCTTCCTGGACACGTTCAATCAATGGAGTGGTCTACAAGCCTTCTGGAAGACTTCTAAGAGTAATACCTGATTCAGAACACAAATTCATCTTCAACTTCCTCGATTCCTCCGATAAGTTTGAACTTACAAGCAGATACAACTGGGACCTTATATTTAATATTGGAGATGATTCTTCTGATACCGGGCATTGGTACCTAAATTCCATCAAAGAAAGAAAAGTCGACATCTCAACTCTAAAGATTGTTAAGATAGAATAATTGCTAGAAGAATATCTGACGGCAGAGTCTCGAAGTTTGTGATTTTCGTTCGATGCTCGTGGGGATACAAGAAACCTATCTCCCTTCCCGCGTTCTTCTTTTCCCAACGTTGCTACTGCCTGTCCGAAACCTCGAGCTCATCATTATT
The window above is part of the Mesotoga sp. Brook.08.105.5.1 genome. Proteins encoded here:
- a CDS encoding lamin tail domain-containing protein, which gives rise to MLCCLRRNLVTKQAGCQVNKGFSLVELLIVLAVIAALIAVITPLSLNAMRKATAVKIAYNMKALSKAMDQLFYLEGISSLENMTINDLGRNVDGQNWGVLYVPGTDYSVAYIFTKDDLHFDTLRNILPAVTRVTPGETLTGFYEMAGGLDKAAFTPQEVTAVYRVKVGTAGVGFGTFDPGGTPEFIEVVNRTSAPLSLVGWKIKDRLEKSAVYTFGNVTLPPGGIVRVYTYTEAGTHASNYNDPANGRIGISWRKNAVWLNEGDIAFLFDSNGVLIDYIAYGNQSF
- a CDS encoding type II secretion system protein, translated to MREECFRDHRGKGFSLVELLIVLAVIAALIAVVTPIGIKAMRKSAAVAVARDLKTLSQSFANKIYLDGELPQTISELGRNVDSSLFGAAWKIGEDGEYNYFVFTNREADFETVSGVLVDSRQGIPFGVDDYAFLDNGLGKESMNSRTLYYNLLGAESIAPLTPFGSTFAEISSGFVNLIKGFFEKNGRYPRDWGEHRYKDLGLNEASWTRSINGVVYKPSGRLLRVIPDSEHKFIFNFLDSSDKFELTSRYNWDLIFNIGDDSSDTGHWYLNSIKERKVDISTLKIVKIE